The DNA window CGATGGGGACTTCATCTACGCCGCCGACTCCGGCGCCCCGGGCATCCTGGTCTTCGATCGCAAAGCGGGTGAATTCAGTCGAGTCCTGGATGGGCACCCGCTGGCGACCAGCATCCGCCCCATCCATGCCAAGGGCGCGCCCCAGCTCGAAAGCGACGGCTCGCCGGCGGTGGTCCACGCCGACCAGCTCGAGGTCTCGCCCGACGGGCGCTATTTCTACTTTCAGCCGGTCGGCGGCCCGATGGCGCGGATCGAGACCCGCTGGCTCAAGGATCCCGCGCTGCGCGCCGAGGCCGACGATCACGTCGAGGAGTGGGCCGACACGCCGAGCACCGGCGGCACCGCGATCGATGCCGAGGGCAATATCTATGTCGCCGATACCAATGCGCGCAGGATCCTGCGCTTCGACCCGAACGGCGAGCACCAACAGCTGATCGAGGATCCGCGGCTGATCTCGCCGGATGCGCTGTGGATCGACGCCGAGGGCTGGCTGTGGATTCCCGCGACCCAGATGAGCCTGCTGGGTACCGACGATGGCCAGGTACCGAATTCGGTCGAGTACCCGATACAGCTGCTGCGAATGAAGATCGACGCCAAGCCCGCGCCGAATGATCACGGCTGAATACTTCGGTGTCAGGGCATCATTGCTGATCATTCTCGGTCGATACGCTGCATAGGCGCGCTACGCCGAGCATTGATTCTTCAAAAACCAATACCCCGCGCGAGTTCCCCCGCGCGGGGTATTGGCGTTGCTCCGGCGAGCTGCGCTGCCCGCTGGCGCGCTCGGAGCCCAGGCTTAGAGATAGTAGGATTTCAGCGGGGGGAAGCCGTTGAACTCGATCGCGCTGTAGCTCGTGGTGTAGGCGCCGGTGGAGAACCAGTAGAGCCGGTCTCCGCTGGAGAGGTTGAGCGGCAGGCCGTACTTGTACTGCTCGTACATGATGTCGGCGCTGTCGCAGGTGGGCCCTGCGATCACCACTTCCTCGAGCTCACCCTTGCGTTCGGTCCAGATCGGGAACTTGATCGCTTCGTCCATCGTTTCGACCAGGCCTGAGAACTTGCCGACGTCGGTATAGACCCAGCGCTCGACCGCGGTGCGCGACTTGCGTGCGACCAGCACCACTTCGCTGACCAGTACGCCTGCATTGGCGATCAGCGAGCGGCCGGGCTCGAGGATGATCTCCGGCATGTCGTCGCCGAAGTCCTCTTGCAGGAAGCGGGTGATCTCCTCGGCGTAGACCGCCAGCTCGTTGGTGCGCTGGAGGTAGTTGGCCGGGAAGCCGCCACCCATGTTGATCATCTTCAGCACGATGCCGTCTTCCTCGCGCAGGCGCTCGAAGATCACTTTGACCTTGGCGATCGCTGCGTCCCACACTCCGATGTCGCGCTGCTGCGAACCGACGTGGAACGAGATCCCGTAGGGGTCGAGGCCGAGTTCGCGGGCGAGGATCAAAAGGTCCATCGCCATGTCGGTCTGGCAGCCGAACTTGCGTGACAGTGGCCAGTCCGCGGTGGAGGAGCCTTCGGTGAGGATGCGAACGTAGATCTTCGAGCCCGGCGCCGCCTTGGCGATGTTGCGCAGGTCGGCTTCCGAGTCGGTGGCGAACATCCGCACGCCCTTCTCGTAGAAGTAGCGCACGTCGCGGGCTTTCTTGATCGTGTTGCCGTAGCTGATCCGCGAGGCATCGACCCCGGTGGCGAGTACCTTGTCGAGCTCATAGATCGAGGCGATGTCGAAGTTCGAGCCCTTGTCGCGCAAGAGTTCGGTGATCTCGGTCGCCGGATTGGCCTTCACCGCGTAGAAGATCCGCGCGAAGGGAAAGCTCTCCACCAGCTCATCGAAGGCGCGCGAGATGGTGGCGAGATCGATCACCACGAACGGCGTCTCCTGGCCGTCGGCGAAGGTCTTGAGGCGCTCGAAGGTGGCGGGAGCGTAGTAGTCGTCGATGCGGATGGTCATGCGGTGATGCTCCTCGAACGAGGCAGGAATGGGCACGTGTCGAACGGCCGGTCGATCTCTCCCTCAAGGGTCGCCAAGGCCCACTGCGCGGGCATCGATAGCCCGCTCGTCATGGCTGCCAAGCGGATGGCGAAAGCGGTGGTCGTCGTTCGTCGCGGACTTTAGGGCCGCGCTCGGTCGAGCGCAAATGAATTCTCGTGCGAACGTGATTCTCCCTCTCGCAGCGCCTTGCCCTGCGGTCTTTTGCGGGCGTCGGGCGCCTTGGTCGAGGCGCTCGATGCGATGGCCGCGCGATACGATCGACCGCGACCTCCACAACGAGATCGACAGCCACAAAGGCGTTTGGGATAGTCGGATCGGTTTCGGTAGGCGACCGACCATACGGGTGGCGGATGCGTTCAACGCCTGCGTCGCTCATGGCGCGCCGCGTGATGCTTCGGCGAGGTTCGATCTCGGCAGCGAGTACGGCGATGTCGTCCCGCTGGGCGGGACCTTCGAATGCATCGAGTCTCTGGGCTGAGCGCGCGCGAGGCGCGCTCGTTGCTCCATGGTCCCTATAGCGTCAACAATCAAAAGCAGTCGCTAACGAGGAATCCTTTCCATGTCCCACGCAACGCTCGATGGTCGGACGCAACCCGCGTCCGTCCAGGAGCAATCGCTCTACCGCCGCGTCGCCTGGCGGCTGGTGCCGTTTCTGTGCCTCTGCTACCTGATGTCCTACCTCGACCGGATCAACGTCGGGTTCGCGCGCCTGACGATGGAGAGCGATCTTGGCTTCAGCGCTTCGATCTACGGTTTCGGCGCGGGGCTTTTCTTCGTCGGCTACATCCTCTTCGAAGTGCCGAGCAACTTGATTCTGGCCCGGGTCGGCGCGAGGCTGTGGATCGCCCGGATCATGGTCACCTGGGGCATCATCTCGGGGATGACCATGCTGGTCACCGAGCCCTGGCACTTCTATACCCTGCGCTTTTTGCTCGGTTTCGCCGAGGCGGGTTTCCTGCCCGGGGTGCTCTACTACCTGACCTGCTGGTTCCCCTCCTACCGGCGTGGCAAGGTGATGGCGCTGTTCATCATCGGGCTGCCGCTTTCCAGCGTGATCGGTGGGCCGCTGTCGGGGGGGATCATGCACTTCTTCGATGGCAGCTACGGCCTCGCCGGCTGGCAGTGGTTGTTCCTGCTCGAGGCCTTGCCGACCGTGGTGCTCGGCGTGGTGACGCTGTTTTGGCTACCCAATGGCATCAGTGACGCGCGCTGGCTCGACGCCGAGCAGAAGGCGCTGCTCCAGCGTCGGCTCAAGGATGACAACGACGAGCTCGGCGAGGGCAAGCATTCGTTCAAGGATGCCTTCCTGAGCCTCAGGGTCTGGCTGCTCGGTGGCATCGACTTCTCGATCCTGCTTTCGGCCTATGCGCTCGGCTTCTGGCTGCCGAGCTTCATCCGCGACACCGGGGTCTCCGACACCTTCCATATCGGCGTGCTCACCGCGATCCCGAGCATCGCGGGCGTCCTCGGCATGCTGGCGATCGGATTCAGCTCCGATCACTTCCGCGAGCGGCGCTGGCACATCATCGTGCCCTTCATCATCGGCGCGTTCAGCATGTTCGCCAGCACCTTCTTCACCCACCAGCTGGTCGCCACCGTCGCGCTGTTCTCGCTTGCCTCGCTCGCGATCTTCGGCGCGATCCCGGTGTTCTTCAGCCTGCCCGGCACCTTCCTCAAGGGTACCGCGGCTGCGACCGGCTTCGCCCTAGCGATCTCGGTGGCCAACATCGCAGGCCTGATCAGCAACTCGCTGATGGGGCTCATGCTCGATCTCACCGGCAGCGCGAGGTTTGCGATCTGGTTCTTCGCGGCTTGCCTGCTGCTGAGCTGCCTGATCGTGCTCTGGCTGCCGCCCAAGCTGGTCAATCGCTGAACATGTGCGGGCGGCCGACGGGGCGCTACGTGGAATGAGTGTCAACACGCCCCGGGGCTAGTAAACTCCTCGCCGCAAGACATTCCCCACGGAGAACCGCCGCGATGTCATCACGCGAACTGGTGCTGGCAAGCGCCAACCCGGGCAAGCTGCGCGAATTCCAGGCGTTGCTTTCGCCGCTTGGGTTTTCACTTTCGTCCCAGGCTGACCACGGCGTCCTCGATGTCGAGGAGACCGGGCTGACCTTCGTCGAGAACGCGCTGCTCAAGGCGCGTGCGGCAGCCAAGGCGAGCGGTCGAGCGGCGCTGGCCGATGACTCAGGGCTCGCCGTCGATGTGCTCGACGGTGCGCCGGGGATCTATTCGGCCCGCTACGCGGGCGAGCCTTCCGACGACGGCGCCAACAATGCCAAGCTGCTCGAGGCGCTCAAGGACGTGCCCGAGGGCCAGCGCCAGGCGCGCTACTGGTGCGCGCTGGTCTTCCTGCGCCACGCTGAGGACCCGGCACCGCTGGTGATCCAGCGCGACTGGCGCGGTGAGATCCTCTCGCTGCCGCGGGGCGAGGGCGGGTTCGGCTACGATTCGCTGTTCTGGCTGCCGGACCAGGGCGCAAGCGCCGCGGAGCTGACCGCTGGCGAGAAGAACCGCTTGAGCCATCGCGGTCGCGCGGTGGCGGCGCTGCTCGAGACGCTCAAGGCGCTGTGATGACCGCCCGCACGGCACTGCCGCCGCTCGCGCTCTATGTCCATGTGCCGTGGTGCGTGCGCAAGTGTCCCTACTGCGACTTCAACTCCCACGGGGTCGGGCACGGTGCGGTGCTGCCTGAAGCCGAGTACGTCGAGGCCTTGATCGAGGATCTCGATCAGGACCTGGCGCTGATCGAGCCGCGGGCGCTGCGCAGCATCTTCATCGGCGGCGGTACGCCGAGCCTGCTGTCGCCGGATGCCTATGTCCGGCTGCTCGAGGCCTGCGAGGCCCGGCTCGGCTTCGAGCCGGGGATCGAGATCACCCTCGAGGCCAACCCTGGCACCGTCGAGCGCACGCGCTTCGAGGGCTATCGCCAGGCCGGGATCAATCGCCTGTCGCTGGGCATCCAGAGCTTCGACGATGCGCTGCTCGCCGAGCTTGGCCGCATCCACTCGGGCGACGACGCCGAGCGCGCGGTCGAGGCGGCGCGCGCGGCGGGGTTTTACAACTTCAACCTCGACCTGATGCATGGCCTGCCGGGGCAGTCGGTCGAAGGGGCGCTGGCCGACATCGAGCGCGCCCTTTCACTTTCGCCCGAGCATCTGTCCTGGTACCAGCTGACGCTCGAGCCGAACACCGAGTTCTTCTCCCATCCGCCCCGGATGCCGGAGGAGGAGACGCTGTTCGACATCCAGGACGAAGGCCATGCGCGGCTCGAAGCCGCGGGCCTCGAACGCTACGAAATTTCCGCCTATGCGCGCGCCGGTGGCCTGGACCGGCGCGCGCGGCACAACCTCAACTACTGGCGTTTCGGCGACTATCTCGGCATCGGCGCCGGTGCCCATGGCAAGCTGAGCCGACTCGACAGCGATGGCGAACTCACGGCGACGCGCCGCTGGAAGAGCCGCCAGCCCGAGTCCTATCTCAAGCGCCGCCGCGACCCGCGCGGCTTCGTCGCCGGCCAACGGCAGATCGAGCGCGACGAGATCGGGCTCGAGTTTCTGATGAACGCGCTGCGCCTGGTCGAGGGCGTGCCGCTTGAACTCTGGCAGGCGCGCACGGGTCTATCCAACGCGCGCCTCGCCGCCCAGACCGCGCGGGCGCGGTCGATGATGCTGCTGGCCGAGGACCCCGGGAGGATCAAGGCGAGCCCACGGGGTCTGCTATTCTTGAACGACCTGCTGGCACTGTGTGAGTCCGCGCGAGTACCGCTCGAATGACCTGGTGTCCGGCACTGCCAAGAGAAGGAAGAATGCGATGAACAAGCGTTTCTGGCTGGCACTGCCGCTGGCCGCCGCCGTGGGACTGGCCGGCTGCTCGACCAATGATCCCTACACCGGCCAGCGGGTCAGCAACAATACCGGTAGTGGAGCGCTGATCGGCGCTGGCGCGGGCACCGCGATCGGCCTCGCCACCGGCGGCCACACCAGCGGTGCGGTGATCGGCGCAGCCGCGGGCTCGGTGCTCGGTGCCGGCGTCGGTGCCTACATGGACCGCCAGGAGCAGCAGCTGCGCCAGACCACCCGTGGCAGCGGCATCCAGGTGACCCGTACCGCCGACCAGCTGCAGCTCAACATGCCCAGCGCGATCCTCTTCGCGCATGACTCGAGCCAGCTCTCGAGTTCGATCGGGCCGGCGATGGACAGCGTGGTCAACGTGCTGCGCGACTTTCCCGATACCGGCATCCAGATCGACGGCTACACCGACTCCACCGGTCGGGCTTCCTACAACCAGCAGCTCTCCCAGCTGCGCGCCCAGGCGGTCGGCGACTATCTCGCACGCGGTGGTATCGCGTTCAATCGCCTGACCATGACTGGCCACGGCGCGTCGAACTTCGTCGCCAGCAACGATAGCGAAGAGGGGCGCCAGCAGAACCGCCGGGTGACCATCACCCTGATTCCGCCGAACTACTCGAACCAGGTGATCCAGGGCCAGATCACCCCGCAGCAGTACGTGCCGGGCCAGAGCTCGCCGGGCCAGCAGTACGTACCGGGGCAGAGCACACCGGGACAGTACACGCCGGGTCAGTCGGTACCGACGCAGAGCGTGCCTACCCAGACCATCGGTAACTGAACGTCGAGGCGGACGAGGCGCTGCCTCGTTCGCCGGCGCCGGCGCTCCTGGCCTTGGCGTGTTCCATCAGCCCCTTTTCACGGCGCGTGAGGCGCCCTTGGAGCCCGACGTGCTCGCCTACCAGCATGCCTATCACGCAGGCAACATTGCCGACGTCCACAAGCACCTGACGCTGTTCGCGCTTTCGCGCCAGATGACGGCCAAGACCTCGTCGATCACCTTCGTCGATACCCACGCCGGGCGCGGGCTCTACCCGCTCGATGCCACGGAGACTCAGCGCGGTGGTGAGTACCGCGACGGGGTGCTGCCGCTATGGCAGGCGCGCGACCGTCTCCAGGACGACGATCTGCTCGATGATTGGCTCGCCGCGCTCGATCTGCTCAATCCGCGGACGAAACTGGAGTGCTACCCGGGCTCGCCCTGGTGGTTCGCACAAATGATGCGCGAGGGCGATCGCCTCGAGCTCTACGAGCTGCACCCGCGTGAGTACGCGCATCTCGACGACCTGAGCGTCGCCGCGGGCGGGCTTCCAGTCGCCGCACGGCGGCACTTCGCCGATGGACTCGAGGCGGTGGTCAAGCATTTGCCGGTGCCGACGCCACGACTGTGCGTGCTGATCGACCCCTCCTATGAGGTCAAGCGTGACTATCTGACCGTCGCCGAAACCCTCGGCAAGATCGGCGCCAAGGCGCGCCATGCGGTGGTCGCGATCTGGTATCCGCTATTGCCGGAGGAGCGCCATCTCGAACTGCTCGAGGCGAGCCGAGCGACCGGGCTGCGCAAGCTCTTGCGCAGCGAACTGCGCTATCGCGATCCCGGCAAGGGGCGCGGGATGTACGGCTCCGGCATGCTGCTGTTCAACCCACCGTGGCGGCTCGATGACGAGCTCAGGCAAAGCTTCGACCACCTCGCCGCCTTCTATGGCGGCGGCGCCAGCCATCACCTCGACTGGTGGGTGGAGGAGTAGGCGCCGCTCTCGCGATCAGAGGCTGGCGCTGAGCGGGAGCAGCGGCGCACTGCCGTGATCGAGAGGGCGGCGCTCGAGGCGTCGTCCTTCGGCATCGAACAGGTGCAGTCGGTCGATCCCGGCGTCAAGGCGCAGGCGCTCGCCTTCATCCAGCTGCCGCGCGCCGTCGAGTCGCACCACCAGCGGCGTGGAGGTGCCATCGAGCCGGCAGTAGGCCAGGGTATCGGCGCCGAGTGGCTCGATCAGCTCGACCCGGACATCGAACAGTGCCGTCTCAGCGTCGCTTTCGCGCAGATGTTCCGGCCTCACCCCGAGACTGCTCGGCTGCCCTTCGAGCCCGTCGAGATCCAGGCATGCGCCGCCGGGTAGCCGCCAGCCTGCGACGCCCTGCTCCAAGGGCAGGAAGTTCATCGCTGGAGAGCCGATGAATCCGGCGACGAAGCGAGTCGCCGGGCGCTGATAGAGCGTCATCGGCGTGCCGATCTGCTCGACTTGGCCTGCGTTCATCACCACCAGCCGGTCCGCCAGCGTCATCGCTTCCACCTGGTCATGGGTGACGTAGATCGCGGTGGTGCCTAGCCGCTTTTGCAGCCGGCGGATCTCCAGGCGCATCTGCACCCTGAGCGCGGCATCGAGGTTGGAGAGCGGCTCGTCGAACAAGAACACCTTGGGTTCGCGTACGATCGCCCGGCCCATCGCCACCCGTTGGCGCTGGCCGCCGGAGAGCTGACGAGGGCGCCGGTCGAGCAGCGCCTCGAGCCCAAGCACCCGCGCGGTCTCGCGTACCTTGGCCTCGCGCGCGGGCTTGGGCACGCCTCGATTCTTCAGCGCATAGGCCATGTTCTCGGCCACGCTCATATGCGGATAGAGTGCGTAGTTCTGGAACACCATCGCGATGTCTCGCTCCGCCGGCTCGCGTTCATTGACCCGCTCGCCGTCGATCTTGAGCTCCCCTCCACTGATCGTTTCGAGCCCCGCCAGGCAGCGCAGCAAGGTCGACTTGCCGCAGCCCGAGGGGCCGACGATGACGATCATCTCGCCGTCCTCGACCCTGAGGTCGATACCGTGGAGCGCGGCGTTGCCGTTGGGGTAGCGCTTGTTCAGCGCATCGAGAGTCAGGGTGGCCATGGCTCGTTTCCTTGGCGTCGGTGATGGAGGGTGCTCATTTCTCGCTGTCCACCAGCCCTTTGACGAAATAGCGCTGCATCGTGACGATCACCGCCACCGGCGGTAGCAGGGCCAGCAGCGCAGTGGCCATCACGGTCTGCCAGGGCACCAGGTTGTCGCCCCCGGTGGCCATCTGCTTGAGGCTGACCACCGCGGTGGTATAGGCGGTATCGGTGGTGATCATCAAAGGCCATAGATACTGGTTCCAGCCGTAGAGGAACATGATCACGAACAGCGCGGCGACGTTGGTCTTCGACAGCGGCAGCAGGATGTCGCAAAGGAACTTCCACGGCCCGGCGCCGTCGACCCGCGCCGCCTCGAGCAGCTCCGGTGGCACGGTGAGGTAGAACTGGCGGAACAGGAAGGTGGCGGTGGCACTGGCGATCAGCGGCAGGATCAGGCCGGCGTAGGAGTTGAGCAGGCCGAGATCGGAGACCACCTGGTAGGTCGGCATGATCCGCACCTCGACCGGCAGCATCAGGGTGACGAAGATCGCCCAGAAGCACAGCATCCGCCCCCGAAAGCGGAAGAACACCACCGCATAGGCGGCGAGGATCGCGATCACGATCTTGCCCACCGCAATACCGAGCGCCATCACCAGCGAGTTGAACAGCAGCTGGGAGACGCTGACCCCTAGCCGGCCGACTGGATCTCTCAGCACGGCGATGAAGTTGTCGATGCCTTCACCGCCGAACCACAGCGGCGCGATGCCGGTATAGAGCTCGGCGCGGGTATGGGTGGCGGCGGTCAGCGCCATCCATACCGGGAACAGGAACATCGCGATCGAGAGCAGCAGCAGTGCGTGGCTGAGCAGGTCGAGGCCGGGGCGATGGTAGCGCATCAGTAGTGCACCTTGCGTTCGATGTAGCGGAACTGGACCAGTGTCAGCGCACCGACCAGCAGCATCAGGATCACCGACTGCGCAGCGCTGGCGCCCAGGTCGTAACCGACGAAGCCATCCTCGAACACCTTGTAGATCAGCGTTCGCGTCGCCCCGCCCGGGCCGCCACCGGTGGTGGCATCGATGGTGCCGAAGGTATCGAAGAAGGCGTAGGTAGTGTTCATCACCAGCAGGAAGAAGGTGGTCGGCGAGAGCAGCGGGAAGGTGATCGTCCAGAACCGTTTCCATGGCCCTGCGGCGTCGATCGCCGCGGCTTCGAGCAGGCTCTTGGGAATCGCCTGGAGGCCTGCGAGGAAGAACACGAAGTTGTAGCTGACCTGCTTCCACACCGAGGCGATGATCACCAGCGCCAGCGCTTGGCCGCCGTCGAGCCGGTGGTTCCAGTCCACGCCGAGCGTGCCGAGCATGGCGCTGAGCACCCCCAGGGTAGGATCGAACAGGAACATCCACAGCACGCCGGCGATCGCCGGAGCGACCGCATACGGCCATACCAGCAGGGTGCGATAGCCGCGCGCGCCCTTGACCACCCGATCAGCGAGCACCGCGAGCAAGAGCGCGACCGAGAGCGCCAGCAGGGCCACCGAAGCACTGAATACCACCGTTACACCCAGCGCGCGGCGGTACTCTGGGTCGACCAGTACCTGGATGAAGTTGTCCAGGCCGGCGAAGGTGGCGCTGAGGCCGAACGGGTCCTGGACGTAGAGCGATTGGTAAAGCGCCTGGCTCGCCGGCCAGAAGAAGAACACAGCGATGACCACAAGCTGTGGAGCGAGCAGCAGCCAGGGAGTGAAGCGGTGGCGTTGGAACGTGGTCATCTCGCCGGGGCTCAGCCGTTGGCGCGCTGGAAGCGCTCTAGCAGCTGGTTACCGCGGCGCACTGCGTTATCGAGCCCCTCCTGCACGGTCTGGGCGCCGCTGAATACGCGTTCGAGCTCCTCTTCGATCACATCGCGGACCTGGACCATGTTGCCGAGCCGCAGTCCGCGCGAATTGTCGGTCGGCTCACTCGAGGTGAGCTGCTCGATCGCCGTGCCGGTACCGGGGTGCTGGTCATAGAAGCCGGATTCGCGGGTCAGCTCGTACGCGGCCTCGGTGATCGGCAGATAGCCGGAGAACTGGTGCCAGTCGGCCTGCACTTCGGGGGAAGAGAGGTAGTGGAAGAAGCTCGCGGCGGCAGCGTTCTCCTCCGCGCTCTTGCCCGCCATCACCCAAAGCGATGCGCCGCCGATGATGGTGTTGAGCGGCTGCTCGCGACCTTGGTGTTCGAGCGCGGTGGTGGACCACGGCAGCGGCGCCACTTCGAAGTCGAAGGCCTGGGCGTTGGCGCGGATCCCGGCCAGCGAGGCCGAGGAGGCGGTGATCATCGCGCATTGGCCGCTGTAGAACATCGGCATCGCATCGTCGACCCGTCCGCCGTAGCGGAATCGGCCGTCCTGCTGCCAGTCGACCAAGCGCTGGAGGTGGGCGGCGACTTCCGAAGTGTCGAACGCAAGCCGGGTATCCAGCCCAGCGAAGCCGTTGGCTTCGGTGGCGAACGGCAGGTCGTGTCGCGCGGCGTAGTTCTCGAGCTGGATCCATGAAGGCCAGGTGGTGGTGAGGCCGCAGCGCGCAGCACCCGAGTCGATCACTCGTTCGAGCGCGTCGCCGAGCGCCTCCCAGGTACGCGGTACCTCATCGACCCCTGCCTGGTCGAGAATCGTACGGTTGACGTAGAGCACCGGTGTCGAGGAGTTGAACGGCATCGACAGCATCTGGCCATCGGCGCTCGAGTAGTAGCCGGTCACCGCGGGCAGGTAGGCGCTCGGATCGAAGGGCTGGTTCGACTGCTCCATCAGATGGTAGACCGGCTCGGTGGCGCCGCGGGCGGCCATCATCGTCGCCGTGCCGACCTCGAAGATCTGCACGATGGTCGGCGCCTGGCCTGCGCGGAAGGCGGCGATCGCCCCGGTCATGGTTTCACTGTAGTTGCCCCGGTACGAGGGTTTGACTACGTAGTCCGGCTGACTTGCGTTGAAGTCGCGGGCGATCGCATCGATCTTGTCCGCAAGCTCTCCGGTCATCGCATGCCAGAACTGGATCTCGGTCGCAGCCCAGGCAGGGGTGGTGCCGAGCAGGCAGAGGGCGGCGGCGAGCGGCAGCAGGTGACGGTGGGCAGATGTCGCTTTGGGTGCGGCGTGCATGGCGCTTCCTTGAACGTTCCGATGGATATCCCGAAGGAGCGCGATCCACCCTAATGAGCGTTGATTAAGGAAGCGTGACAGCTGGAGGCTTGAAGCGGGGGAAGGTGGCACAGGCAAGGCGCTCGCCGGACCTGCGCCACGGCGCGCCTTGCCATCGGTCTTTCTTGGTCAGTTTTTCTCGATCGGTCTTTCTCGATCGGCCTTTCTCGATCAGTCCTGCGAGCCCGGGGCCTGCCGGACCGGCGGCTGCTGCGGTGGATACTCCATGCGCGGCTCGATCTCCCGGGTCACCGGCGAGTTGGGTGCGGATTGGCGCATGATGGTGTTGGCGATCTGCTCGCCGGCGCTCTTCCAGCCGGTGCCCAGCGCCTCGACCAGTGCCGGATAGCCGTCGTCGGCAAGCGGCACGGTCAGCGCGAGGGGACGCTCGACCAGTAGCCGCTGCTGGTCGTCGTAGAGCTGGTAGCTGCCCTGGATCACGGCTTCTCCATCGTAGCGGCCCTGGAACTGGTCGAGCTCGACCTCGAGCCGCTGTTCGGCCTGGCCGCTGGCATTCGCCGGCAGCAGCTGATGGCCGGGCAGGCGATTGGCCAGCTGCTCGCGCAAGGACCGGGTCAGCTGCTCGGAGAGATCCCCGGCCCAGAGATTGGCCTGGGCCTGGCTGTATTCCACCGCGCTCAGCTGGTAGACGATCCCGCTGCCGCGCAGGTAGGTCGAGAGCACCACCGGTGCCACCGACAGGCTCTGCGGCTCCGCCCGCGGCGGCAGCACGGCGGAAGGCGCGGGGGGCGGTGCGCTGTATTCCGGCAGGCTGTAGTAGCGCAGCGTCGTAGCATCGCCGCCGCAGCCGGCGAGCACGGTGAGCAGGGCCATGCCGGCGCACGCGCGCAGCGAATGGGCGGAAAGCGGAGCGGTCATTGGCGTGCCCTCGGTTGCGGATCGTCGATCTGGCCTCGGTTGAAGATCAGCGAATTGGGCTTGTCGCTGATCGTTCTCGCCGCGGGTTGCAGGCTGCGCAGCAGCTGGTCGAGCTGCTGGATCGTCGCGCGCAGGTCGCGATAGGCCGGAGCCTGCGGGTCGAAGCCCTGGAGCGTGTGCTCGATCGCCTGGAGCGACGACTGGACATCGCCTGGCAG is part of the Halotalea alkalilenta genome and encodes:
- a CDS encoding PqiC family protein, with translation MTAPLSAHSLRACAGMALLTVLAGCGGDATTLRYYSLPEYSAPPPAPSAVLPPRAEPQSLSVAPVVLSTYLRGSGIVYQLSAVEYSQAQANLWAGDLSEQLTRSLREQLANRLPGHQLLPANASGQAEQRLEVELDQFQGRYDGEAVIQGSYQLYDDQQRLLVERPLALTVPLADDGYPALVEALGTGWKSAGEQIANTIMRQSAPNSPVTREIEPRMEYPPQQPPVRQAPGSQD
- the ugpA gene encoding sn-glycerol-3-phosphate ABC transporter permease UgpA, encoding MTTFQRHRFTPWLLLAPQLVVIAVFFFWPASQALYQSLYVQDPFGLSATFAGLDNFIQVLVDPEYRRALGVTVVFSASVALLALSVALLLAVLADRVVKGARGYRTLLVWPYAVAPAIAGVLWMFLFDPTLGVLSAMLGTLGVDWNHRLDGGQALALVIIASVWKQVSYNFVFFLAGLQAIPKSLLEAAAIDAAGPWKRFWTITFPLLSPTTFFLLVMNTTYAFFDTFGTIDATTGGGPGGATRTLIYKVFEDGFVGYDLGASAAQSVILMLLVGALTLVQFRYIERKVHY
- the ugpB gene encoding sn-glycerol-3-phosphate ABC transporter substrate-binding protein UgpB, with protein sequence MHAAPKATSAHRHLLPLAAALCLLGTTPAWAATEIQFWHAMTGELADKIDAIARDFNASQPDYVVKPSYRGNYSETMTGAIAAFRAGQAPTIVQIFEVGTATMMAARGATEPVYHLMEQSNQPFDPSAYLPAVTGYYSSADGQMLSMPFNSSTPVLYVNRTILDQAGVDEVPRTWEALGDALERVIDSGAARCGLTTTWPSWIQLENYAARHDLPFATEANGFAGLDTRLAFDTSEVAAHLQRLVDWQQDGRFRYGGRVDDAMPMFYSGQCAMITASSASLAGIRANAQAFDFEVAPLPWSTTALEHQGREQPLNTIIGGASLWVMAGKSAEENAAAASFFHYLSSPEVQADWHQFSGYLPITEAAYELTRESGFYDQHPGTGTAIEQLTSSEPTDNSRGLRLGNMVQVRDVIEEELERVFSGAQTVQEGLDNAVRRGNQLLERFQRANG
- the ugpE gene encoding sn-glycerol-3-phosphate ABC transporter permease UgpE, with translation MRYHRPGLDLLSHALLLLSIAMFLFPVWMALTAATHTRAELYTGIAPLWFGGEGIDNFIAVLRDPVGRLGVSVSQLLFNSLVMALGIAVGKIVIAILAAYAVVFFRFRGRMLCFWAIFVTLMLPVEVRIMPTYQVVSDLGLLNSYAGLILPLIASATATFLFRQFYLTVPPELLEAARVDGAGPWKFLCDILLPLSKTNVAALFVIMFLYGWNQYLWPLMITTDTAYTTAVVSLKQMATGGDNLVPWQTVMATALLALLPPVAVIVTMQRYFVKGLVDSEK
- a CDS encoding sn-glycerol-3-phosphate import ATP-binding protein UgpC translates to MATLTLDALNKRYPNGNAALHGIDLRVEDGEMIVIVGPSGCGKSTLLRCLAGLETISGGELKIDGERVNEREPAERDIAMVFQNYALYPHMSVAENMAYALKNRGVPKPAREAKVRETARVLGLEALLDRRPRQLSGGQRQRVAMGRAIVREPKVFLFDEPLSNLDAALRVQMRLEIRRLQKRLGTTAIYVTHDQVEAMTLADRLVVMNAGQVEQIGTPMTLYQRPATRFVAGFIGSPAMNFLPLEQGVAGWRLPGGACLDLDGLEGQPSSLGVRPEHLRESDAETALFDVRVELIEPLGADTLAYCRLDGTSTPLVVRLDGARQLDEGERLRLDAGIDRLHLFDAEGRRLERRPLDHGSAPLLPLSASL